One genomic segment of Drosophila melanogaster chromosome 3L includes these proteins:
- the crim gene encoding crimpled translates to MHYHTNLIAALLLAALIHEGSAIWCYRCTSATPGCAEKFNWRGIGFLGEHCPEPDDICVKVTERRGARETITRDCLSALSFRKDIPADKYEGCRPAAHDEKLANYVNHTIKEHDVRRDYYTDTTFCFCFLDHRCNGASGLQTSAVIGLLTLIPALLLR, encoded by the exons atGCACTACCATACGAATCTCATTGCAGCCCTGCTGCTGGCAGCTCTAATTCACGAGG GCTCTGCAATTTGGTGCTACCGCTGCACTTCGGCCACGCCCGGCTGTGCGGAGAAGTTTAACTGGCGGGGAATAGGATTCCTGGGCGAGCACTGCCCGGAACCGGACGACATTTGCGTCAAGGTGACGGAGCGACGCGGCG CCAGGGAAACAATCACACGTGACTGCCTAAGCGCGCTGAGCTTCCGCAAAGACATTCCCGCCGACAAATACGAAGGATGTCGTCCTGCCGCCCACGATGAAAAGCTAGCGAACTACGTAAACCACACGATCAAGGAGCACGACGTGCGCCGTGACTACTACACGGACACCACGTTCTGTTTCTGCTTCCTCGACCATCGATGCAATGGGGCCAGCGGCCTACAAACGTCCGCCGTAATCGGTCTTCTCACTCTAATTCCTGCCCTGCTTCTACGCTAG